The following are from one region of the Mauremys reevesii isolate NIE-2019 linkage group 2, ASM1616193v1, whole genome shotgun sequence genome:
- the GCNT2 gene encoding N-acetyllactosaminide beta-1,6-N-acetylglucosaminyl-transferase translates to MRPQRRYLLAIPLLGAMVFVVLHKGELHRSKKYPRQTMSHESDLLSRACDALIEQEKAFVWGNLLQTSRGSFACSEYLMHNHYITSPLSAEEAAFPLAYIITLHKEFDTFERLFRTIYMPQNVYCVHVDEKATAQFKQDVETLLNCFPNAFLASKNEPVIYAGISRLQADLNCMKDLLESGVRWKYLVNACGQDFPLKTNKEIVQHLKSYKGKNITPGVLPPAHVISRTKYIHKEHIGTDSSYMKKTNVLKQPPPHNLTVYFGSAYIAVTKPFVEFILNDQRAIDLLEWSKDSYSPDEHFWVTLNRIPDVPGSMPNASWEGNLRAIKWNDMESFHGGCHGHYVRGICIYGTGDLKWLFKSTSMFANKFELKTYPPTVECLELRLRARALNQSEMQVKPSWYF, encoded by the exons ATGCGTCCGCAAAGGCGTTACCTCCTGGCCATTCCTCTCCTGGGCGCGATGGTTTTCGTTGTGCTGCACAAGGGTGAGTTGCACCGGTCAAAAAAATATCCCCGGCAAACGATGTCCCACGAAAGCGACCTGCTGAGTCGAGCCTGTGATGCATTAATCGAACAGGAGAAAGCTTTTGTTTGGGGAAACCTCCTGCAAACCTCTCGAGGGAGTTTTGCCTGCAGTGAGTACTTAATGCACAATCACTATATAACGAGCCCTCTCTCTGCAGAAGAAGCTGCCTTTCCTTTGGCTTATATCATAACTCTGCATAAAGAATTTGATACGTTTGAGAGGCTCTTCAGGACTATTTATATGCCCCAAAATGTTTACTGTGTCCACGTGGATGAGAAGGCAACGGCTCAGTTTAAGCAAGACGTGGAGACATTGTTGAACTGTTTCCCCAATGCGTTTCTTGCCTCAAAAAACGAGCCAGTCATTTATGCTGGAATATCCAGACTTCAGGCGGATTTGAACTGCATGAAAGACCTGCTGGAATCAGGAGTTCGATGGAAGTATCTGGTCAACGCGTGTGGACAAGATTTCCCCTTGAAAACCAACAAGGAAATAGTTCAGCACCTGAAGAGCTATAAGGGTAAAAATATCACTCCTGGGGTGCTGCCTCCTGCCCATGTGATTTCAAGAACCAAATATATCCATAAGGAGCACATAGGGACGGACTCCTCTTACATGAAAAAGACCAATGTGTTGAAACAGCCCCCACCACACAATCTGACCGTCTACTTTGGCTCTGCTTATATCGCGGTCACAAAGCCATTTGTCGAGTTCATTCTCAATGATCAGCGTGCTATTGATTTATTGGAGTGGTCCAAAGACAGCTACAGTCCAGATGAACACTTCTGGGTAACACTCAATCGGATACCAG ATGTCCCTGGTTCCATGCCAAATGCATCCTGGGAAGGTAACCTGAGAGCTATCAAGTGGAACGATATGGAAAGCTTTCATGGAGGTTGTCATG GCCATTACGTCAGAGGCATTTGTATATATGGAACAGGTGACCTAAAGTGGCTATTTAAGTCTACAAGCATGTTTGCTAACAAGTTTGAACTCAAAACATACCCACCCACTGTAGAATGCCTGGAACTGAGGCTTCGAGCGAGAGCACTGAACCAGAGCGAAATGCAGGTGAAACCAAGTTGGTACTTTTAA